GGTGTTTGAATATATCCATCAACGTCATCCACTTGATATGCCTAATGTTGCTTTTGAGCtgtcagtggccttttatgcagggatgtttccctgcgatCACCctcgctgactgctttgggggcttccttttgattatgcatgccctacccacttgtcagaggtcgcctctctctccccgcatgttttacCTGcactttccagattctggctaaaccggcatctggaaaacattggcaaaacacacagggagagcgagaCAACTCCTGATGGTCcagaaaagcatgcataatcagaaggaagccccgaagcaggcAGCAGGGgtaccgcggggaaacgtccttgcataaaaggccagcgTGAATCCCAGGTCTTTGGTTTCTAACTCTGTTTCTCGTTTGCATATTGCCCCCTGCAGGTGAAAGATAGGATGGTGGCGGGCAAGTTGAGCATGTATAGCCCAATCCTGGCCTGCTGGCAGCCGATTCTCATCTTGATGTTGGGATCCATCCTCTCCGGCTCCGCCACAGGCTGCCCGCCCCGCTGCGACTGCTCTGCTCAGGAACGTTCAGTGCTGTGCCACCGGAAGCGGTTTTTGATGGTCCCCGAGGGCATCCCCACAGAGACGAAACTTTTGGACCTGGGGAAGAACCGCATCAAGACACTCAACCCGGACGAGTTTGCCAATTTTCCTCACTTGGAGGAGCTGGAGTTGAACGAGAACATCATCAGCGCCATcgagccaggggctttcaataaCCTCTTCAACCTCAGGACTCTGGGTCTCAGGAGCAACCGGCTCAAACTGATCCCCATTGGGGTGTTCACCGGACTCAGCAATCTTACCAAGTTGGACATTAGTGAGAACAAAATTGTGATTCTCCTGGATTACATGTTCCAGGACTTGTACAACCTCAAGTCGTTGGAGGTCGGGGACAACGACCTGGTCTACATCTCCCACCGGGCCTTCAGCGGTCTCAACAGCTTGGAGCAGCTGACATTGGAAAAATGCAACTTGACCTCCATCCCCACAGAGGCGCTCTCTCACTTGCACAGCCTGATCGTGCTGCAGCTGCGCCACCTGAACATCAACGCCATCAGGGATTACTCGTTTAAGAGGCTGTACAGACTCAAAgtcctggagatctcacactggCCGTATCTAGACACCATGACATCCAATTGCCTGTACGGGCTCAACTTGACGTCCTTGTCCATCACCCACTGCAACCTGACTTCCATCCCTTACGTCTCCTTGAGGCATCTGGTCTATCTCAGGTTCCTGAACCTGTCCTACAACCCCATCACCACGATCGAAGGCTCCATGCTTCACGACCTACTCAGGCTTCAGGAGATACAGCTGGTCGGCGGCCAGCTGGGCATAGTGGAACCGTACGCTTTCCGGGGACTCAACTATTTGCGCATCTTGAACGTTTCAGGGAACCTTCTGAACACCTTGGAAGAGTCGGCCTTCCACTCGGTTGGGAACCTGGAAACGCTCATCATCGATAACAACCCCTTGGCTTGCGACTGCCGGCTCCTTTGGATTTTCCGACGGCGCTGGAGGCTGAATTTCAACAAGCGGCAGCCCACCTGCGCCACCCCCGAGTTTGTCCAAGGGAAAGAGTTCAAGGATTTTTCCGAGGCCCTCCTACCCAACTACTTCATCTGCCGCCGATCCCGGATACGGGACCGCAAACCCCAGCAGATCTTTGTGGACGAAGGTCACACGGTGCAGTTCGTCTGCCGCGCCGACGGGGACCCGCCTCCCGCCATCATGTGGCTGTCTCCGAGGAAGCACCTCATCTCTACCAAAACCAACGGGCGGCTCACCGTCTTCCCCGATGGCACACTGGAGGTGCGCTATGCCCAGATCCAGGACAATGGCACCTACCTATGCATTGCCAGCAATGCTGGTGGCaacgacaccatgctggcgcaCTTGCACGTCCGCAGCTACTCCCCAGACTGGCCCCACCAGCCCAACAAGACCTTTGCGTTCATCTCCAACCAGCCCAACGAGAGTGACGCTAACAGCACGCGTGCCACCGTGCCTTTCCCCTTTGACATCAAGACCCTCATTATCGCCACCACGATGGGCTTCATCTCCTTCCTGGGAGTCGTGCTCTTCTGCCTGGTGCTCCTCTTCCTCTGGAGCCGGGGCAAAGGCAACACCAAGCACAACATTGAGATCGAGTACGTCCCGCGCAAATCCGATGCGGGCATCAGTTCCGCAGCTGATGCGCCGCGCAAGTTCAACATGAAAATGATCTGACTAAAAAAGAGCAATCGTTAAAACTCGAtaagagggtgtttttttaaaaaaaaataaaaatgaaaagagaAAACAGTGTGTCAAACATACCAAGCTCTCTTCTCTTCGCCCAGCTCCCTCCCTACCAACCCACCCGTTCCCTTCCCCCACAGTCCCGCATCACTTCTCCCTCCTTGTCCTCTTTGTGAAAATGTTCTGCTGACGTCTCCAGAACTTCCCGTGTTTGTAGGACATATTCTGACGGACTCCGGGTGTCAATCCTTACGACgacaggaaatttaaaaaaattccaaaacaacaatcaacacacacatacacacaaaaagttACAAACTTCCTCTGTAACTTTTGGTTTCAATAATGATGGATTTTTATGAAAActtgaaataataaaaagaactATTTCCTATAGATAGTTGGAATGCAAACTCTTGACTTCTTGATCTCTCCActtccttttctgtctctggttgttgggggtttttttgttttgttttgtttttgtaatgtcCTCCTCCTGGTTTTGACTCTGTGTGAAAACGGTTCCTGGTTGCCCTGAGCAGAAAGGGGATTCGGGCCTCATGCAACAAATGAGGTTATGACCTGGTAAGCAAACCTCCACCCCTTCATAAATCTTGAAGGACTGATCCTGACCCaatttgtggggtggggtggggtccaAGTGGAAAGGATTTATTGATTTCATTTTTCtctcaacatggtgtagtggttaagagcggtggtttggagcagtggactctgatctggagaaccgggtttgatttcccgctcctacacatgaagccagctgggtgcccttgggctagtcacagctctcttagagctctctcagctgcacctccctcacagggtgtctgttatggggagagaacGGGAAGGTGAtcgcaagctggtttgagtcttccttaagtggtagagaaagtcagcatataaaaaccaactcttcttctaaagtgcaactggactcgaatctatctGATCAAGACAAAAGGCATACCCTCCTTCACATGATTTTTAACTTGCGGAATTCATTGCCTCAAGATAAGCCCATTCACTCAATGAGGGAATTAGACAAATTTACAGTGGGTAGGCCTATCAAGTGGCTATCAAACAAGATGGGGTAATGGAACCTCTAATTCAGTAGCGGTGTACCAGTTGACTTGAAGACAACAAAGACTTTGGCCTCCAAGCCTTGCTTGTGGGAAagcagtcatcatcatcatttatttattacagtcaaaggccagcttacacaaaaagaaatataaataatGGGAAAGCAgtcatctggctggccactaCGGACACGGTGCTGAACTCAACAGACCCTAGTGGCAATCCAGCCGGTCCGAAAGTTCCTGCAGGTTGTACCACCTGATGAAAATCGAAGTCCAACACTTATCGACAGAGGCAGTTAATCTACTCTGTTCTGATTCATGGCATGTTGAGAAATTGAAAGATTAGGCAAATCTGAGCGCGTGTGTCAACCCTCTGATTCCAGACTACCAACTCCTCTGCTGAGAATTGGTGGCGAACTCTCTGTCGCTTTCCTTTTGGCTTTTGTGAAGCGTCAGCTCCATTTCGGTTTCAACAGACCACTCCTGTTCCAGGGTTGTTCCCACAGAGAAGGCAGATGTCAAAAGAGGCTGCCCTGCTTTGAAGGAAGAGCCAAATCTCACGCAGCATCCACTGCTGGCTCTGAGAACCCGATCCTTCCTGAAATTAACTCCTCTCTCCCTTTGTATTTCCTCTCCTCTGCTCTCCAGAGGGCATCATTAGCAGGGTCTGTCCACCTACTCCTTCCATGGGGGGTCCTTCGCCAGCCTTCATCCTGTTCTCCTTCGATGGCATCACAACCTCTCCTGCAAATTGCTTTTGTCCTTGACAGCTGATAGCCTGCCTCGGGCATTGCTCTAGGCCTTCAGCTGCCACAAAGGTTGGCAGGTTTAAAATCTGGTGACAGGGAATGGCAGGTGTGAGAATTTGGAAGGTTGCCATGGAGGAAGAGACCTTGAAAATGCCATCCGTTGAAAGCTGCAGGCGAGTGATTGGTGGCCCCAAATCAGAAGTCCAGGGCCAGCtcatgtgtggttttttttttaaaaaaatcagttgttttatttacattggaagccaccttctttatttatttcaatttttatcccaccctcaatccccggccaaaggccaggctcagagcagctaacatcatcAGTACTTATTACaatgaaaacaataaaaccacaatATTCATAGATCGatacaataaaacaatttaaaataaccCCATAAGTTCATCAATTGTAAAAGATGATGatgctgatgatgatgatgatgatgaagagttggtttttatatgccgacttcctctaccacttaagggagaatcaaaccggcttacaatcaccttctcttcccctccccacaacagacaccctgtttggtaggtggggctgagagaactctaagagaactatgactagcccaaggtcacccagctggcttcatctggaggagcggggaaacaaat
The Euleptes europaea isolate rEulEur1 chromosome 20, rEulEur1.hap1, whole genome shotgun sequence genome window above contains:
- the LINGO1 gene encoding leucine-rich repeat and immunoglobulin-like domain-containing nogo receptor-interacting protein 1 isoform X1, coding for MPVKDRMVAGKLSMYSPILACWQPILILMLGSILSGSATGCPPRCDCSAQERSVLCHRKRFLMVPEGIPTETKLLDLGKNRIKTLNPDEFANFPHLEELELNENIISAIEPGAFNNLFNLRTLGLRSNRLKLIPIGVFTGLSNLTKLDISENKIVILLDYMFQDLYNLKSLEVGDNDLVYISHRAFSGLNSLEQLTLEKCNLTSIPTEALSHLHSLIVLQLRHLNINAIRDYSFKRLYRLKVLEISHWPYLDTMTSNCLYGLNLTSLSITHCNLTSIPYVSLRHLVYLRFLNLSYNPITTIEGSMLHDLLRLQEIQLVGGQLGIVEPYAFRGLNYLRILNVSGNLLNTLEESAFHSVGNLETLIIDNNPLACDCRLLWIFRRRWRLNFNKRQPTCATPEFVQGKEFKDFSEALLPNYFICRRSRIRDRKPQQIFVDEGHTVQFVCRADGDPPPAIMWLSPRKHLISTKTNGRLTVFPDGTLEVRYAQIQDNGTYLCIASNAGGNDTMLAHLHVRSYSPDWPHQPNKTFAFISNQPNESDANSTRATVPFPFDIKTLIIATTMGFISFLGVVLFCLVLLFLWSRGKGNTKHNIEIEYVPRKSDAGISSAADAPRKFNMKMI
- the LINGO1 gene encoding leucine-rich repeat and immunoglobulin-like domain-containing nogo receptor-interacting protein 1 isoform X2 is translated as MVAGKLSMYSPILACWQPILILMLGSILSGSATGCPPRCDCSAQERSVLCHRKRFLMVPEGIPTETKLLDLGKNRIKTLNPDEFANFPHLEELELNENIISAIEPGAFNNLFNLRTLGLRSNRLKLIPIGVFTGLSNLTKLDISENKIVILLDYMFQDLYNLKSLEVGDNDLVYISHRAFSGLNSLEQLTLEKCNLTSIPTEALSHLHSLIVLQLRHLNINAIRDYSFKRLYRLKVLEISHWPYLDTMTSNCLYGLNLTSLSITHCNLTSIPYVSLRHLVYLRFLNLSYNPITTIEGSMLHDLLRLQEIQLVGGQLGIVEPYAFRGLNYLRILNVSGNLLNTLEESAFHSVGNLETLIIDNNPLACDCRLLWIFRRRWRLNFNKRQPTCATPEFVQGKEFKDFSEALLPNYFICRRSRIRDRKPQQIFVDEGHTVQFVCRADGDPPPAIMWLSPRKHLISTKTNGRLTVFPDGTLEVRYAQIQDNGTYLCIASNAGGNDTMLAHLHVRSYSPDWPHQPNKTFAFISNQPNESDANSTRATVPFPFDIKTLIIATTMGFISFLGVVLFCLVLLFLWSRGKGNTKHNIEIEYVPRKSDAGISSAADAPRKFNMKMI